The nucleotide sequence ACCGCCATTTCAGCCCTGCACATGAGGCTTTATGAGTCTCTGGTGGCGGGGTGGGGCCAGGGGTGGTCTGCCTCACACTTCACCTTGGCCTCTTGGAGCTGGAGGCAATGATGCTCCACTTTGATGTTAGGGAACACTGTCGCTGTTTACCAACGAGGCTGGAGGCATCTTAGATGACTTGATTGTGACCAGCGCCTCCGAGGGACACCTGTATGTGGTGTCCAATGCTGGCTGCAGGGAGAAGGACCTGACCCTCATGCAGGTAAGCCCCTCTTGTTGTGTTCTAGGTACCCTGTCCTCCTAATTCACAGAGTTGCGTCCTTGTCCAGGACAGACCTGGAATGGATAAGGGGTTCAGACAGTGACTGTGAAAAAAAGCAGGCCAGTGGGCTCTCCAGTGTTGAAGAAGTGGGGGGCAAGTAGGGAGGTGAAGCTGATCCTGGCCCCTAAGTGAGCATCCTCTGGTGAAGATGGAGGGCTGGAACCTGGTGTTAGAGCTTGCAAACCAGGGCTAGAGTCATCCCTACCATTTAGTAGTTATATGACCTTGGAAGACGAGAGCCCACTGTGCTGAGCTCTGTGGCACCTGGCCCACAGCAGGTGCTCAGGGAAAGGGATCCCGGAGCTAATGggatatttctttcctttcaggacaaGGTTAGGGAGCTTCAGAACAAGGGCAGTGATGTGGCCCTGGAGGTGATGGATAATGCTCTGCTAGCCCTGCAAGGTAAGTGGGCCAGGCTGGGCTTGCAGTTGACTTCTGCCTTCCAGGTTTCCTCTACGGCTTGGCATGAAGGCCATGCTGGGGGAAGGTGAGGGTGTTGGAACCTAATTCTGTGTTTGGTATCATGCCCTCCTTATACCTGCCATGAGGCTCTGTGGGCAGGAACATCTCCTTCCATCTACAGGGTGGGGCTTGCTCGGGGCTTGTTCTTATCCCGGAGGGCTATGATCCAGCTCCCTGGGGGCACTGGGACCCGGACACTTGGTTACTGGCTCCCTGGACCCAGGTCCCACTGCAGCCCAGGTGCTACAGGCTGGCGTGGCTGATGATCTGCGGAAACTGCCCTTCATGACCAGTGCTGTGATGGAGGTGTTTGGTGTGTCTGGCTGCCGTGTGACCCGCTGTGGCTACACAGGAGAGGACGGTGTGGAGGTTTGTCAAGAAGCGGGCATGGGGTGGTGCCGGGCACTGGACTCTGGGGCCAGCTGCCCACCTGCTCTGTCTGGTGTCCCTTGCAGATCTCAGTGCCGGCAGCGGAAGCCGTCCACCTGGCAGCAGCTCTGTTGAAAAACCCTGAGGTGAAGCTGGCAGGACTGGCAGCCCGGGACAGCCTGCGCCTGGAGGCAGGCCTCTGCTTGTATGGGAACGACATTGATGAGCACACCACACCGGTGGAAGGCAGCCTGAGCTGGACACTCGGTGAGCTGGGCTAGCACTCAGGGAGGGGATCCTGAAGGCTGGAGGGACCCTCACTGAGACCAGCCCAGGACTGCTTCCAAGGCTGTGTAGCCTAGAGCAAGGGACACAGCCTCCCTGAGCCTTCATTCTCTGAAGGTGCCACAGTGGCTTTGCCCAGTAGAGGCTGAGGACTCTCAACAGAAGTGAGGTGGGCAGGTGAGCCTTCAAGACCAGGGGCAGGAGGTGGGTGACTAACTGCACTGCAGGGGAAGGAAAGGAATCAGGTGCAGGGGGGGCCTGAATGAAGGGGCCTTGATGCTGGATGGATGTTGTACAGGcgggcatgctcagttgtgtccgactctttgcgaccctaaggactgtagcctgccaggctcctctgtccatggaattttacaggcaagaatactggagtgggttgccatttcctattccagggcatcttcccaaccctgggatcaaacccgcgtctcctgcactggcaggtggtttctttaccactgtgccacctgggaagccctggagggaTGTTACTTGGGGTCCTTGTTGCTGGGACCTTCTGTGGTCAGAGGTCTGATGGGCGATGGTTTAAATCTATTGTGTTACGCTCCAGGGAAGCGCCGCCGAGCTGCTATGGACTTCCCAGGAGCCTCGGTCATTGTTCCCCAGCTGAAGAGCAAGGCACAGCGGAGGCGTGTGGGGTTAATGTGTGACGGGGCTCCCGTACGGGCACAGAGTCCCATCCTGAGTCCAGAGGGTACTGTGATCGGTAGGTGGACCAGGGAGGCTGGAGAGCGTTGTCCCTCCCCTAGGAGGGCGGGGGCCCTGGGCTGGCAGGGGGGTATTGACACACGGCCTCTGCCCGGACAGGTGCTGTGACCAGTGGCTGCCCCTCACCCTGCCTGAAAAAGAATGTGGCAATGGGTTATGTGCCCTATGAGTACAGTCGGCCAGGCACCCCACTGCTGGTAGAGGTGCGGCGGAAGCAGCAGCCGGCCGTGGTCAGCAAGATGCCCTTTGTGTCCACAAACTACTACATCCTTAAGTGAGGATGAGTGGGGGACGGGGCCTTTCCCTCCAGGAGCCTCACACTGAAGGGCATTCTACCAGGGGTTAGTCAGGAAGCTAAGGCAGAAACACACCCAAGGTGGGTGGCTAGGTGGATGCTGGTTCTTGTCTGGGTGAGCGGGGACACAACACCCGTTGCTGCCTCATCCCGTTGCCACTGTATCTTCAAGAGCGCATTTCTGAGTGATGGACCAGCCCACGTGCCATTGACCCCTCTCTTGCCTGCTGGAGAAGATTGATTCTGGTATCTCATCCTTCCAAAAGGCTCACTTCAAGGGGAGAGAAAGCCTGCCCAACCTACCTCACCACGGTTTCTCACACTGCAGTGCCAGCTACCTCCTCTAGTTCACTGGCCATGAAGGCAAGCCATTGGCTTTCTCTGGGCAGGGGTGTGATTCCCGACTTATAGAGGGTTGGCCCAGGAGGGCTGCAGGGCCCATGTGTAAACTTGGGGATGGCTGAGGTGGGCATGGATCCACTCTTTCACATTCTCCAGTTGGCCCAGTCTGCTGCCCAGTAGTCAGCCACGCCAGGCTAGGCTCACCAGCTGTTCTGAGTCCCAGGGCTGCTGTGGACAGGCTGGGCCTCCTCCCCGGCTTGCCTTATCCTGAGCTGACCTTCACCCCTGGGACTTATTATTGGACTCCACAGactactaaaaaataaataaataagtgagctTCCTTCTTGTTCTCCAGAGTCTCTAGCTTCATTGTTCTCTGTCCACAGACTTCCTGGGGGTGCCAGTCTAATGCCGGCCTGCCTGGCCGAGGCTCAGAGTGGGTTCCCCTTGAGACAAGCAGCTCTATAAGAACTAAAGGGGTGCCCCTATAGGACACCATCACTGCTGGTAGGAAGCTGGTATCCCCTCTCCACCTCTGCAAGTCTGGGTGCTCAGGGGCAGCGGCCCCCAGGGTGTTCCCTCCCCAGTTTCTGCTGTGCATGCGCACTCCGTCCTGTCTGAATAACCACACACTTGATGCACTTCCAGGTTTAATAAGCCACATCCTCAGTTGAGCCTGGGGTGAAACGTGAGACCGACTGTGAGTGTGGTGTTTGTTGTCAGTAGGCGGGCCTGGGGCTGCAGAACCATCATCCCACCACCAGTCCTCATGCACGAGCTCAGCACAGCCCTACTCCAGTGCACACTCCAAAGATGGCCTAGGCTGCCAGAtggcaatgtgacatttaccagaGAGGAAGCAGGCAGTGGGACACTGAGATAGCTGCTAGCCCAGCAGAAGCAGGCAGACGTACGACCATCGGGGAGGGAGGCTGGTCCAGGCCCACACTGCTCATCTGGAGCTCGTGTGGCCCACTGTGGAAGTTGCAGGGCTGCTTAGCATACGGGCAGGATGAAGCTCCTCTGGTCCCGGGTAAAGATGGGAAGTGGGGAGGCTGCAGGGCACAATGGGGCTGCTCTGCACTAGCTGCTTAGTTTGTCCCTGTGACTGGCAGGGCACAGATGCACAACCCCATGGGCACTTAGGCAGTGGGGGTGGGAAGTCACCCCTGAGACTCACCCTCTTTCAGGTACCCAGCTTCCTTCCGGGAGGGATTAGGTGGATGAGTATGATGCTTGGGAAAAGAACTTACACAGCCCGACTCCCACCTGGAGAAGTCAAAGGAGGTGGGTGTTTGGTGCCTCCATGTCTGGAGGGTGCCAGCTGCCCCCTGTCTTATACTAAATGGACAGCTAAGTAGCCACAGAATATAAGGCTGTGTCCAGGCCAGGATTCCCTGGCTCCCTGCCAGCAaagcaaaagcaaagaaatacagCAACCTCAAGGTTCAGGGGAAAACAGACCTGCCTGAAAAGCCTCAGAGGTGATCAACCTCAGGATTCCTCTCAGGGACAAATCTCTACAGGATCACATCCCGGGGGATGGGAGGAAGAACAGGAAGAAGCCAAGACAGAAAATGGACTGTTGGCCTCCCCAACCGCAGAAGCTTCTGAGCTGACCCCTGAAAGGAGGAGGAGGTCTTCTCTCCTTAAGGCACCCAGATCAGGGtagaggcaaattctttactggcCCAATGCCTGGGGCTGCTGAAGGCAAGGCCAAGGGCAGTGGAGGCCCAGCCCTGCGACACTGGGGTACACCCTGCCCCCAAACCCATCCCTTCTGCCATCGTCCCTGGGGTCTGGGCAGCAACAGGACTCAGTGTGGGAGCCAGGAGACCCGGTGATACCCGTGGAGACCCCTCTGCTGGCTTCCCTTATTCTCTGTGGGTTTTGAGAGGTTCATTTGCTGCTGTTTCCCTGAAAATGACAGAAGAGAAGAGGAGTTATTCCATGGACAGTACAACAGTCTACTTATGGGGGCTGAGCTGGGCTCAGTAAGGCCACACTATAACCTAGATCTCTCTGCTGAACTTCCACAGCCCTCACTGTGGTGGGAAGGAGTCCCACCTTTCACCTGCAGGCTTATTCTTCCTCCTGCTTCTCCACTTTGTGCATGGTGCTCCCATCCTTCACGAGTTGCCAGGGACAGAAACCTGTGCATTGGCAGGCCTCCTAACTGGCCTTGTGCCCTCTCTATTGGATAGGGTGTTTCAAGTCCCTCCACGCCTTCATGTTTGACCTCAGACGTCACAGCCTTGTCTATCCTTCCAATATGTCACCCTTGTTCTTGCCTCCGGGCGTTGTTCTGTCCATTCTCTTTGCTTGGTACACCGCCTTGCCTTTGCTCTCTGTTTAGGTGTCTGACTTGGAAGACACCTGCTCTGACAGCCCTCACCTCTGCACTGCTGCCCGCCCTTCCTTTAAATCTCTAGCTCCCCCTCTGAGCAGGGCCTGGGTTGTTCTTCTCTGGACCCAGTGGGGACCCTGCCATGCGGTAGGAGCTCAGAGATCACCTGAATGAATGCTCTAACTAGTGACTTCATGTTTTACACATGAGGAGCTGATCCTGAGGAGGCCAGTCGGGGCACTAAGGACAGAGGGTCCTGCCTTTCCAACTGAGGGGCTTACAGTGGAGTGGAATCCTACAGACTTGCCACTTCATCTCTGAAATTGTGACAATAATACCATCTGCCCCACAGGTTACTGAACAGGTTATGGATGGCTATAAAGATATCAGTGTCATGAAGCCTGAGGTCTATTGCAGGCCCTGGAATGTGCTGCGAATGCCACTAAGCTGGTGGACTACCTTGAGAACTCCCTTTCCCTGTCCTCAGCTCAGGAGTGGCTTCTGCCTACTAAGCGCATGGAGTAGAAATCAGAATAGATTTACTCACCAGGAAGGGAAATGCGTGGAGCCATCAGGTGTGGATCCGTTCTGGCCGCCCAGACCTGGGGGCAGGAACACATCCAGAAATGCAACAGGCTGGCGGTGGGTATCCGAGCAGTTATCAGCCCAGGTCAGAGGTACTGTTTGCTGGACAGAGTAGTGGAAGCCCTAAGGGACTAGTGGTATTGTCTGATGGGGGGTTCAAAGGAATTTATACGTTATGGGTGGACTGGTGGGGTTTTCGGTGTGAAATGAATGTTGACATGGGTCAGGGGTACAGCATTAAGTTGTGATGAGGTTCTCAAGGGATCAGTGGTAATCTGGGGGGGATTCGGGAGAGCCCAAAGGTACACTCTATGGCGGAGGGGGTGTGGCCGGCCCACGGAAGCTGGTGGGGAGTCTCACCTGGGCGGTGATACAGCCCGGTCACCGTACTCCCGTAGAACCCCCACGCCAGCTGGATGCTCAGGAGACTTAACACCAACCAAAACAGCAGCAGCTTGAAGAGAGTCACGCGCATGTCTTGCGCCTCCCACTCCCGAAGGAACTCGCTGCCGAGGGCGCCCAGCGCGCCCAGCACCGTGGCCGGTAGAGCCTGCAAGGACTGCCCAGACCAAGGTTCCGCCATGACTGGCCGGCGCCTCACCCGGGGGACTGTCACTGTTGTCCCCACTGCGCAAGCGTCTGGTCTTCCGGGCCCAGGTCCTCTAGTGCGCACGCGTAAACCTAAGCAAGGCGCGTCTACCTCGCTTGCGCGAAGAGTTGGCAGTTTGGGGCGGAGTATCAAAACCGCGCACGCGCACCTAGCCCCACCCTACTAACTTAAAGGATGAGTGACTAGAAGGGTATAAAATAGCAACCAGGTCTTTTATAGCCCCGGAGTTCCCGTGATGCCCCACGCGGCTGCAATGATTGGTTAAGCGCCTTGCCTTTAGGGTGTGGACGCGCTCCTGAGCAATCGTGGCTGAGCAGGGAGTGCGCGCGCGTGCGCGGGGCCGCGACTGGGCCCGGCTCGAGCCCGCTGGGCACGCGGGGGCGCGCACGTCGCTCCCCGCCCTCCCGCCGCCGTCGCCGCCCGCTCTTGGTTTCTCGCGCTCCCCGCCCGTCGCTCTCCGTCGGTTGTCTCGTTAGTCAGCCGCCGCCTCCTCAACCACCCGCCGTAGTCCTCGAGCTTGCGACTCGAGGACAAGCGTCCTCAGCGCGGAGAGGCCGGACTCGGAGTCGTCGCCTGAGGTGAGTGAGACGGTTCCCTCCTAGCGCCGCGGCGCCGCGGGCCCGCCCGCCCGGCACTCTTCCGGCCGCCCGCCGGCCGCCGCCCCGCCGCGGCCGCGCCCCACCTGCTGCTCTTGGCCGGCAGCACCAGCACCAGGACCCTGGCCCCTGACCCCGACTCCAGGCCGGGGACCCAGGCCCGGCTTCCCAAAGCGGCGGCCCCGCCCGCGCAGTCCCCGGAAGCGCGCCCCGCGGCCTCCCGCGCCCCTTCCCCCGCCCGGCCAGGCCTGCTAGAGCCCAAGCCGCCCGCCCGCGGTCCCCGTCGCTTCCTCTCTCTCGGCCGAGCCGGCAGGGCGGGGGCTCTGAGCCGGGCCCCACGACCCGCCCGGCAGCCGGCCCCTGTGAAGCGCGCGTGGCTGTCGGAGTTGAAATGGGAAAgaaactctttacaactccatttTGGCTTTTGCATTTAATATGAAACATGAATCACCGTTTTATACTGCATGAAGTCCAGTTATGTTttgggtattttcttttttaatgcagtATTCTTTGAAATTTTGTAAGTAAAGCATAGTGTTGAAATCTTAGAGGTTAGGATTCTTCGGTATTGAAGGGAATTTTCCGgttgaaaggaacattttttttcatgatttaaaCTCTGTGGGATCACAATAAAGTAATAATTTGCTTAGTCTAAGTTGCTACCTTGATTAGGAATCAGCTAAACATCTGTGCTTAGTTACCTATTAGATCCAGTTACAAGTTCATTAAATGGCACTATTTGCAGTCAGTTTGGTCAAAACCATGTTTAGTAGTTTATAATGGAAAATTGGCATTCTTTCTACCTGGAGTTTGTTCACTCGTGTTTCTTAATAGTCCTGATTTAACATTTTTACCTCTGTTGGTAACTCGTTTGACTCTTTCTGtgttttaagtctttttaaataaatctttcttGCAGGTGTGTAATGGGATTATATTCCTGCCAGATCTGAAGGggggaaaatactttaaaaaaaattcttttaaatgttgtttGTGGTGAGAATTTTTCTGCCACTTAGTGTCGCACACCCAGATGTGTAATGTTTATGTACCATTGCTTGATTGTCACTTTAGACATGGCTCAATTGCGAGAGATGTTGTTTTGAGCATTTGGCACAAGTGACATTGTTTGGACTGAAATACAAGATTAGTTCTTAATTGTAAAGGACAATTAAGAAAGATCTCTTTTGATAAATTGCCTTAggtagttgtttttgttttgtttttttttttttagagcactGGTGGGTGGCTCTTGGAGACATAAAATGtgtaagattaaaaacaaacaaaaatatatataacatggaATTTGGTTTTAGTCAACGTCTAGCCCTAGATATATAGCCTCTGTTCTCATAAAAATCCATACTAGAGGCAAGAAGAGATTAGGAATCCactaatttttttcattgatcAAGAATTTTAGACCTGAAAGCAATCTTCAGGACTTGTATTCCCAACCTTATTTGCAGATGGGAAGCTGAGTCCCAGAGACTTCAGTAAATTTCCCACAGTTGTATGTCTAGTCAGGTGCCAGCCAGAACTATTTCTCTGTAAGATCTTCTCCATGTCCTCCCAAACAGCTTGCTTAGAGTCAGCTAAAAGTCAGGACTTTCAGCTTATTCCAGTGCTTCTCCTTTTAtgtattgctgtttttttttttttttttttttaatgtattgagaGAATCTAAAAGTTTTTTCAAGCAAAGTTCAGTTCTTTagcttttcctctcctttctgtaATTTGGATGGTCCTATAGCAGTTGATTGAAATAGGTAAATGAATATACAGGGTCTCTGCCTGGTGTAGTTTCTGGTTTTAGATGTTATGGCCTTTTCGAGGGACCCAACTTATTCCAGAGGCaggaccaggctcccctgttccaaATCCAATGTAATTATGCCCTGGTAAGTTCTAATAGGCAACTGTGGGCTCTTGAtttgaggtgggatggggagaaaaAGCATATATCAAGAATATAGTTTCATATGTATGTGGTAGTGGTTTTGCTGGAGTGTTTTCAGCCCTGATTCCTTGTTTGTCAGTtaactctttttaaaagtttaacctgggagacttccctggtggttcagagttAAGACTGCAGATCcagtgcagagggcacaggttcaattcctggtcagtgAATTAAGATCCCAGATGTTTCATGGTGTGGCAGAAAAAAGTTTAACCTGGCTATGTGGGGGTGTAAGTTATTAGGAGAGTAAAAACATAGATCTTCAGGTGTTTCTTGTTCAGAGGGTGGAGTCCAGGCAGTGACTCGAGGAGGTGGGTTGCTACTTTGTCTTGGAGCTGAGAGATTTATGTTAACTTTGCCAGAAGAAAGACTGATATTTTCAACTTTTAAGAGCACTAATTTGGATTTGCTGGGCTTCTATAGATAGCACCTCAGATTTAATTGCATTGTGGCTGGTAGTGATAATTTTAAACGGGATTGAACATAATCAGTGGATTTTATCACATATTTGTAGTTTAAAAgggaattaaaaagagaaaaaaggaattaaGGGAATTTCTTCTTCCCTTACCACTTAGTTTATACCTTTATGTTTGCGCTTTGACATTAATGTAACCAAATTTTAAACTTGTGTTAATGTATCTTCCTATAGTCTGCTCTCTGGGGACATGCTCACTGTTAAATACTTGTgagattaataaattaaaattttcaagacAGTTTGAAGTTAGTAATTACTGTAAAATTCCTATTTCAAGTGACTCATTTTTAATCTGTGGTGCTGTAGTATTAAATAAGGGCCTTGTATACTCATAATTATGGTAGTCATGTGACCAAAAATCAGATAGACATCGAAGCTGCTCATTCTGAGTGTTGGTCTGAGTTTATTGGTGCTTCCTCCACATGATTCGAAAACATTTTTATAGCAAATAATCATCAAAAACATGAGATACTCTTAAATCTGAGCCAGTTTGTAGTTGATAGCagaatgaggttttttttttttaagaggatgaGTAAAGTAAATGTGCTTAAGCATATTTATAATAGCATCTTAATAttccaggaaagggaaagagaacacAAACAGCCAGTGAAATAAGTTTGCAGTGTAGTGAAGGGAAAAGTAGGAGGTAAAATGAAATTAGAGAGGTGGGCAGGGACCACATCATGTAGGATCTTTTAGGACATGGGACgtttttggattttttattttaatcatcagattttttttaaaaaatgaggatgaTGATACGATCCTACATTAAACAGTTAGAATCATTCACCAAGAGCAGGGGATATGTCTGAATCCACTCTGCCTTCAAAACAGTAAACTAATACTGCTCATTTCTGACAAAAGTATCAGAAGGATTTCATATTATTAATGTCTTTAGCCTAATAACTTCAACCTATGATTTTGAAGCCATTGGCTTTTGGACAGTTGTCTTTTAGCCTGCAATGTCTCTGTAATGCCTGtattaaaaaggaaatgtaattTGATAAAGCAGGTCATTCAGATGTTCATGGTAGGCTGGGTGGTAGGCATACAGGTGTTCAGTGTAAAATTCTTTTACCTGTGCTGTGTGTTGATAATGCTGTGTGTTGCATGTCtataattttggaaattttacataaaattcatCTGCTTTTGATTTTAACTTTCAAAAGGGCAACAttataacattcagaaaataaggtTGATACTGTGCATTTTGTTGAGTGAAAGAGGCCAAAACATTTAAAAGTGGTCACTTTCATGGTATGTCgattaaaattaaattctgcATTTATTCCTCCTCTGGATTCTGAATTACTTACCAGGTCTTTGTGCAAACCCGTTTTACATCTTGTGCTTTGTTTTTCTCCCCCATGAAATGAATAGACATAATTCCTGATTtcgttttattttgtgtgtgtttttatagtGCCTTTCATCTGAGAAGTCAGGGCACTTTGTAGAACTTCTGCCATACAGGCCGTGGGTCTTGCAGCACATTTGTAAGGTATGTAAATAACTTTCATTCCTCTTTCTCCATGGAAGAGAAATTATTATGTATTACATATTAACGTAAGTTCTAGGGAAATGTCGGTGCAGtactgttttgattttcttttccaccAACCTTGAGATCTTTATCTTACTCCATAACTTTCCCCTCTGGTCTCATTTCCCTATGTCTCTCCATACAATACTCCTATAACTtcgtttttctcttctgttctacCAGTGTTTCTTCCTTAGTTGACAGTATATTTTCTAACCTCTTAATCTTTAAGATGTGTTTACTGCATTTTACACATACTTCTCTCACTTCTGTTTCACTCtcatcttaatttctttttttaatgtctttacgttttcattttttctatagtTTGGTCACCTTACACACATCTTACCACAGCCTGTGCTATGGGTATGTCTGAttgtcaataaaaaataattcagtcAGAGAATGAAGATTGGAGGATAATTCTTCCTCTTGCCAGAGGAGTCAGCAGTAGTACTGGTTTGAGTGGGAGCGGTGTTAATAGCAGGTGTAACAGCCCACTCTGGGGCTATTCAGGTATTTTAAACTGATTACAAATAAAGGAAATAGAATCATCTAATTTAATTGATACCAAGTATCCTGATTTGGTACTATTTTGACTACCTTTTCTTGTTCTCCTTGGGTCGGAGGGAACTCTATATATAAAGAAGAGAGCTGTTAAGAGGATGAATATTCTCTTTTGGTGAGATGGGCTACCTGGCAGGGAAGTCACATAATGGTAATGGTTTGGGTTGGCTTTGAACTTCTTAGCATGGTAAGAGGAATGGCCAAGCTAGCttgtcatttttcattcattgaaGAAATAGTTCCTCAATAGCTACTATGTGCCAGCAGTCTTGGGACACatttgaagaaaacaaaggcGGTCCCTGCCCTCAgatagttttttctttcttttatattgtCTTCTTTATTCCTAAAAACATTAACATTTTGAATCATTTCATCTGCTTTTCTCAGTATCACTGATGATAAAGTAGAAAGCACATCCAGGGTTAATGGTCACAAAAACATTAGTAGCACT is from Bos taurus isolate L1 Dominette 01449 registration number 42190680 breed Hereford chromosome 22, ARS-UCD2.0, whole genome shotgun sequence and encodes:
- the TCTA gene encoding T-cell leukemia translocation-altered gene protein homolog, giving the protein MAEPWSGQSLQALPATVLGALGALGSEFLREWEAQDMRVTLFKLLLFWLVLSLLSIQLAWGFYGSTVTGLYHRPGLGGQNGSTPDGSTHFPSWETAANEPLKTHRE
- the AMT gene encoding aminomethyltransferase, mitochondrial precursor codes for the protein MVSRLSSRLQALASAPCRSLSCAQDVLHRTPLYDFHLAHGGKMVAFAGWSLPVQYRDSHVNSHLHTRQHCSLFDVSHMLQTKIFGCDRVKLMESLVVGDIAELKPNQGTLSLFTNEAGGILDDLIVTSASEGHLYVVSNAGCREKDLTLMQDKVRELQNKGSDVALEVMDNALLALQGPTAAQVLQAGVADDLRKLPFMTSAVMEVFGVSGCRVTRCGYTGEDGVEISVPAAEAVHLAAALLKNPEVKLAGLAARDSLRLEAGLCLYGNDIDEHTTPVEGSLSWTLGKRRRAAMDFPGASVIVPQLKSKAQRRRVGLMCDGAPVRAQSPILSPEGTVIGAVTSGCPSPCLKKNVAMGYVPYEYSRPGTPLLVEVRRKQQPAVVSKMPFVSTNYYILK